A single window of Aspergillus puulaauensis MK2 DNA, chromosome 5, nearly complete sequence DNA harbors:
- the rgsC gene encoding putative intermediate filament protein (Mdm1) (COG:D,U,Z;~EggNog:ENOG410Q179;~InterPro:IPR036305,IPR016137,IPR001683,IPR003114, IPR036871,IPR013937;~PFAM:PF02194,PF08628,PF00615,PF00787;~TransMembrane:3 (i7-27o33-55i256-274o);~go_function: GO:0035091 - phosphatidylinositol binding [Evidence IEA]) has protein sequence MKMVVKYREYVLAGFGGFVAWGFAVHWLPVLRYLGYALVLGAFLSSAAIFGVVLLTSRNSTSSKTSQSKNLPVAFVARRHWQKEVQGLQKHSKYHAESLYPQSFIVSESIDEMLSLISRDFVSSWHRGISPNPTFPNEVDKVIRTAIGNLRDRLLAEDIVSLIVSRIFPIFTTHLKEFDIAERSVRGKNLTRNVTESEELDLAIASKYRDGHLHPAAVLSLSDQKIVEQDYLRKLTVGLLPQLFPESVLSSRIVSVLVREVVSCAILFPLVSAISDPDTWNQLMEAYGRTALQDRKTVRKLRAALDEHASPAPKSKRGHPFPRLSPNDSERAFERFVRTIRRCSNLSDARRFRALVASQLKRELMVEGQDPVYLRRLETGKRVLDQKVAKLSTPNDQSSHAAAAVSHFRRKSSSAAQEASLVDVMHDASGLSYFMEFMDRQHLMSLVQFWIVVDGFRNPLEDDFGDESSPSSKTWTTSDRNDMALISETYLTKPELKVTEESRQIVKAFLSAGKRATSEQYRKARMVILTTQSAVLEGLQDAYYPKFKQSDLYYKYLALDDGSHSSGVAVPSLSSQQTPVGTLEIRERRPLPPLINRTTSHPGSKPKRDLRRAAISSNDVPSLGKLFDDEEPVRRSIDSERSAPLFDDDYDTDPLAMSTQSLNQNIPHGDSENNENRIIENMEAALNDIITNEPKHGKLEELPSNDPNQKSPRSSIDIPTADGRGDDRLKPSIASLGLLDGTSRRGVFDDDLFPEQQKYLEDEYEEPEGADARDSADEVHEAAPGDLGLTEAIQALTTDIEKLGSQEAVVDTLTRKAELTNNTAELRILRKSKTSIQRELHRKDMQRQQYMIQESDNSLYGRSSIRIKSIVVGKEEDGREFALYVVEVQRNAGEQMPAASWAVARRYSEFHGLHHQLRIQYPSVRQLEFPRRRMVMKLQKEFLQKRRLALEAYLQKLLLLPEVCRSRDLRAFLSQRAIIPRNEAPPDGETKDLVTRIYNSVADGMDDFLGNFGVLDQLSIAGQNLISAATSQQQQQPSTVVTTAANSGLATEDAVTTAEAEAELNAFEDRELEPFIKPICDLFLETFELNKGNNWLRGRAVVVVLHQLLGGTIERKVREGARSLVQDEHLLRYLALAKDTLWPGGAFRQNKVRTASERLKSRTEASLVLATLVPDLAGNVVGRANAQAAARRIFATLNNKRLNAHLIFTLLDEIVLVLFGGDKATGRIRP, from the exons ATGAAAATGGTCGTGAAATATCGCGAATACGTCCTAGCGGGCTTTGGTGGTTTTGTCGCTTGGGGTTTCGCTGTTCACTGGCTCCCTGTTCTTAGGTATCTTGGATATGCCTTAGTTCTGGGGGCCTTCCTCTCGTCTGCCGCTATCTTCGGCGTTGTACTCCTCACTTCGCGAAACTCGACTTCGTCCAAAACCAGCCAGTCTAAGAACCTACCCGTCGCATTCGTCGCACGCCGGCATTGGCAGAAGGAGGTCCAAGGGTTACAGAAGCACTCCAAGTATCATGCGGAGTCACTATATCCACAGTCGTTCATTGTGTCCGAAAGCATCGATGAGATGCTCTCGCTTATATCTCGCGACTTCGTCTCGTCATGGCACCGCGGAATCAGCCCGAACCCCACTTTCCCTAATGAGGTGGACAAAGTGATACGGACAGCAATTGGGAACCTGCGCGATCGGCTACTGGCAGAGGATATTGTATCCCTTATCGTCTCTCGAATATTTCCTATCTTTACTACACATCTGAAGGAGTTCGATATTGCGGAGCGATCTGTACGAGGAAAGAACTTGACTCGCAATGTCACTGAATCTGAAGAGTTGGATCTTGCTATCGCAAGCAAATACCGTGATGGCCATTTACACCCGGCCGCAGTCCTTTCTTTATCCGACCAAAAAATAGTGGAACAAGATTATTTGCGCAAACTAACCGTTGGATTACTGCCCCAATTGTTCCCAGAGAGTGTCCTTAGTAGCCGCATCGTCTCGGTACTCGTTAGGGAAGTTGTTTCTTGCGCTATCCTCTTTCCACTTGTATCGGCGATCTCGGATCCGGATACGTGGAATCAACTGATGGAAGCTTATGGTCGAACTGCTCTTCAGGATCGGAAAACTGTACGCAAGCTCCGGGCTGCCTTGGACGAACATGCATCCCCCGCTCCCAAATCGAAACGCGGTCATCCTTTCCCGCGTCTCTCGCCAAACGATTCCGAGCGAGCCTTTGAGCGGTTTGTCCGAACTATTCGACGCTGCAGTAACCTGTCCGACGCCCGGCGATTCAGAGCTCTTGTAGCCAGTCAGTTGAAACGAGAGTTGATGGTTGAAGGGCAAGACCCAGTCTACCTTCGGCGACTCGAAACTGGAAAAAGGGTTCTGGATCAGAAGGTGGCCAAACTTTCTACTCCTAATGACCAGTCGTCTcatgccgctgctgcagttTCACATTTCCGACGCAAGAGCTCATCAGCGGCCCAGGAAGCGTCTCTGGTTGATGTGATGCATGACGCATCGGGCCTATCATATTTTATGGAGTTCATGGATCGTCAACATCTCATGTCTCTGGTGCAATTCTGGATCGTGGTTGACGGGTTTCGTAACCCCCTTGAGGACGACTTCGGCGACGAGTCATCGCCCAGCTCTAAAACATGGACGACCTCGGACAGGAATGACATGGCCCTAATTAGCGAGACATACCTGACAAAACCTGAACTGAAGGTGACAGAAGAATCTCGTCAAATTGTGAAAGCCTTTCTAAGTGCAGGAAAGCGCGCCACCTCCGAACAATATCGTAAAGCTCGCATGGTGATATTGACCACCCAGTCTGCTGTGCTGGAAGGGTTGCAAGATGCTTATTACCCGAAGTTCAAGCAGTCAGAcctatactataaatatctagCGCTCGATGACGGCTCACATAGTAGCGGCGTCGCTGTGCCGTCCCTGTCATCTCAACAAACCCCTGTGGGTACCCTCGAGATTCGGGAAAGACGCCCTCTTCCCCCATTGATAAACCGCACAACGTCACATCCGGGTTCCAAGCCGAAAAGGGATCTACGAAGAGCTGCTATTTCATCGAATGACGTACCCAGCTTAGGGAAACTctttgacgacgaagagccaGTGAGGCGGTCAATAGACTCTGAGCGTTCAGCGCCACTGTTCGACGATGACTACGATACAGATCCGCTTGCCATGTCCACCCAGAGCCTTAATCAAAACATTCCACACGGCGATTCTGAGAACAATGAAAACAGAATAATTGAAAACATGGAGGCGGCTCTGAATGACATTATCACGAATGAGCCTAAACATGGGAAACTAGAAGAATTACCTTCCAATGATCCGAACCAAAAATCGCCTCGCAGTTCGATTGACATTCCTACAGCGGATGGTCGAGGGGACGATAGATTGAAGCCCAGCATCGCCTCCTTGGGGCTTTTGGATGGGACATCACGCCGCGGAGTGTTTGATGACGACCTTTTTCCTGAGCAGCAAAAGTACCTTGAGGATGAATacgaagagccagaaggcGCGGACGCCAGAGATTCTGCGGACGAGGTTCATGAAGCAGCACCAGGTGATCTAGGATTGACGGAAGCAATTCAAGCGCTCACGACAGACATTGAGAAACTCGGGTCGCAAGAGGCGGTGGTCGACACCTTAACTCGAAAGGCCGAACTCACGAACAATACAGCGGAGTTACGGATTCTACGAAAATCTAAGACAAGCATTCAACGAGAGCTTCACCGCAAAGATATGCAACGACAACAGTATATGATCCAGGAGAGTGACAATAGCCTGTATGGCCGGTCGAGCATCCGAATCAAGTCCATTGTAgtgggaaaagaagaggatggtCGAGAATTTGCTTTGT atgttgttgaagtaCAAAGAAATGCTGGGGAGCAAATGCCAGCGGCATCCTGGGCAGTCGCACGCAGATATAGCGAGTTTCACGGACTTCACCATCAATTACGCATACAATACCCATCTGTGCGCCAGCTAGAGTTTCCCCGGCGGCGAATGGTCATGAAGCTTCAAAAGGAATTTTTACAAAAACGACGCTTGGCTCTCGAGGCGTATCTTCAGAAGTTATTGCTTCTTCCAGAAGTATGTAGGAGTCGTGACTTACGcgcctttctctctcagCGAGCCATCATCCCACGCAACGAGGCACCGCCAGATGGGGAGACAAAGGACCTAGTGACCCGTATATACAACTCTGTTGCCGACGGAATGGATGATTTCCTCGGGAATTTCGGCGTCCTCGACCAACTCTCAATTGCTGGACAAAATCTCATTTCTGCCGCCACcagtcaacaacaacaacaaccatctACCGTTGTAACAACGGCGGCTAACTCTGGCCTTGCGACTGAAGATGCCGTGACGACCGCCGAAGCTGAGGCCGAGCTAAATGCCTTTGAAGATCGCGAACTGGAGCCTTTTATTAAGCCCATCTGCGACCTCTTTCTAGAAACCTTCGAGCTCAACAAGGGCAATAATTGGCTCCGTGGCCGTGCAGTCGTGGTCGTGCTCCACCAGCTTCTCGGCGGTACAATTGAGCGTAAAGTCCGCGAGGGCGCGCGCTCTTTAGTCCAAGACGAACATCTCCTACGCTACCTAGCTCTGGCAAAGGACACACTCTGGCCTGGTGGGGCTTTCCGCCAGAATAAGGTCCGCACGGCCTCGGAGCGTCTCAAGAGCCGGACAGAAGCTAGTCTAGTCCTTGCAACACTTGTACCAGATTTAGCGGGCAATGTAGTCGGCCGCGCAAATGCCCAGGCCGCGGCGAGGAGAATCTTCGCAACACTGAATAACAAGCGATTGAACGCGCATTTGATCTTCACACTTTTAGACGAGATCGTCTTGGTCTTGTTCGGCGGCGACAAAGCCACTGGGCGAATTCGACCGTGA